A single region of the Nicotiana sylvestris chromosome 6, ASM39365v2, whole genome shotgun sequence genome encodes:
- the LOC138870616 gene encoding uncharacterized protein, protein MKAQALADHLAENPIDDEYQPLRTYFPDEEVNSVEAISEDTHAWKMFFDGAVNVKVVGIGAILISPTGQHYPATAQLRFFCTNNTTEYEACIMGINMAIDQNVEELLIMGDSDLIIRQAQGEWETRDVKLIPYKKHVEDLSK, encoded by the coding sequence atgaaagcccaggcattagcggatcatttggctgagaacccgattGATGATGAGTACCAACCTTTAAGAacttacttcccagatgaagaagtaaattcagttgaggcaatatctgaagacactcatgcttggaaaatgttctttgatggggcggtaAATGTAAAAGttgttggaattggggcaattttgatctcacccactggtcagcactatccagccacagctcaacttcggttcttctgtacaaacaacaccaccgagtatgaagcttgcattatgggtataaacatggcaatcgaccaaaaTGTCGAAGAGTTATTGATCATGGGAGACTCAgatctgattatccggcaagcccaaggagaatgggaaacccgagatgttAAGCTTATCCCTTACAAGAAGCATGTGGAAGACCTCAGCAAgtga